Genomic window (Sulfurimonas sp.):
ATGTAGAACTTAGCTTCAGAGATATTAACGGTAATCTTCAATCCAAACTCGGTGAGTTATTAGTAAGTCAAAATGGGGTTGAAGGCAGTTTAATTTATACCCATTCTAAATTTATAAGAGAGCAGTTAGAACAGAAATCTCCGTTTACAATTTATTTAGACCTCTTCCCCCATCGCACCCAAAGTCAGTTACATGAACAGCTAAGTGGAAAACAAGGTAAAAAGAGTTTGAGTTCCTTTTGGAAGCGCTTAGGATTGGATGGTGTAAAAGCTTCTTTATTAAGGGAGGTGTTAGCAAAGGAGTTGTTAACTGAGCCTGAGTTAGTGACAAAGACGCTTAAAAAGTTTCCCTTAACATTAGAAACTTTTAGACCCCTTGAAGAGGCAATTAGTACAGCTGGAGGATTAGGATTTGAAAATTTAGACGAGCATCTGATGCTAAAAGATTTTCCTAAAGTATTTTGTGTTGGAGAGATGCTAGACTGGGAAGCACCAACTGGAGGCTATCTATTAACTGGTGTTATGGGTCAAGGTAAACAAGCAGCCCTTGGTCTTTTGAAATTATTGTAAACTACATGAAATACTGTGAGTAAATTTAAGGAATAAAACAATGAAACAACTACTAATATATCTTTTTTTAGTGAATATTCTATTTGCCTCTAATGAGCAAATGGATGATAAAATAATAAATTTATTAAATAAAGTCAAACATAATAAAGCCCATGTTATGAAACAGATTGCTTTTAAATGGTCAGATTCATTATACAAGAGACAAGGTAATTCCGTCTTAGATATAGATACAAATGGAAATTTTAAAAACTACTTACCAAGTAAATTAAAAAACTCAGATGGTGGGCTTATTGGGAGTAGAGGTAAGTATTGGGTATATACAAGTATTAAAAAAACTTGTTTAGTTTGGAATGGTATTGTTGAGAAGAATGGTGTTAAACTTAATAAATATTATCCAGATATTTGCAAGAATCCAAAAACTCAAATGATAGGTGCTATTGTTTATGAAACTGCTATTGGAGAAAAAAAACTATCAAAAGGTTTTTGGTCTCTTTCAGCTTTTGAACTTAAAAGTAAAGATATTTTAAAACTTACTAATTTTCAAGGTACTAGAAAATGGTATATACAAAAAGAAAAGCCAAACCAACTTAAACAAGAAAAAGCATTTAGAGACGCAGTATATGAAAATGACATAGCAAAACTACAAAATATTTTAAATCATAATATTACTATTAACATGAATGAGATGTTTTTACTAGCAGTGGAGGTATCAAACTTAAAAACTGTTAAATTTTTGTTAGATAATGGTTCTGATATAAACTATAAAAACAATTATGGAAATGCTCTCTCAAGAGCATCTTCAAATGATGCAAACTTACAAACAATAAAATATATTTTAAAATCTGGATTTAACTTTGATAAAGATTCACTAGGTGATAAATCACCCATATTTGGATCTGCACAAACTAGACAAATAAAATTAATAAATTTTTGGTTAGAAAATGCAATAGATATCAACTTAGAAAAAAGCAATGGAAGAACACCTATTTTTGATGTTTGCCGAAATAGAAAAAACATATTTGCTCGAATCACTTACTATGACACTTTAAAACTATTGAAGTTTATGGTTTCTAAAGGAGCAAACCCTATTCATGTAGATAAAAGAGGAACAACAACTCTTCATCTTATCTCAGAAAAAGGTGAACTTGAACAAGTTAAATATATTTCTAGTTTTTTTAAAGATATAAATATTCAAGACAACTTTCTTCAAACTCCGCTTCATCATGCCGCTAGAAATATTCAATATGACAATAAAAAAAGAATTTATTATGTAATAAAATATTTACTAAATAAAGGTGCAGACAAAAATATAAAAGACAAGATGAAAAGAACACCTTATGATATTGTAAATAAAATGCAGTTTCCAGATAAAAAAATACTTAATTTATTAAAACCATAAGATATTGTCAAGTATATAACAGAATATACTTGCCTTACATTTCTGTGGGAAGGATTTTACACCCAACTTACTCCTATCCTAACCAATGGGAATATCCATAAAAAATAAATAAACTCACTATGCTATAATTACAAATAGAGAAACCTCAATAATTAATTACAATCATAGGAAATCATCAAATGTATATATATGATTCAGTACAAAAAACAAAACGAAAGTTTACGCCGATGAAAGAGGGAAAAGTTTCCCTTTATGTGTGTGGACCAACTGTATATGATGATGCTCACCTAGGTCATGCTAAGAGTGCTTTGGTTTTTGACCTTTTAACTCGTGTTTTAAAAGCTAATGGATTAGATGTTACTTACGCTAGAAATATCACAGATATTGATGACAAAATTATCAAAAAGGCTGTTGAGCTTGGTAAAAATATCAAGGAGATTACAGACTTTTACACAGATGCCTTTCATAAAGAGATGCAAGCCATAGGAGTCGCTCGACCAGATATAGAACCTAAAGCTACACAAAGCCTAGATGCTATGTTTGAACTTATACAAAAACTCATAGATGCCAATCATGCTTATGCAACAGAAGAAGGTGATGTTTACTTTGATACTGTAAGTGATAGTGAGTATTTAAAACTATCTTGTAGAGTTCAAGATGAAGATGACAAACAACAAAGAGTTCAAAGTTCAAAAAGTAAAAAAAATAGTGTAGATTTTGCTCTTTGGAAGAGTATAAAAGATGGAAGCATATCGTTTGACTCTCCTTTTGGTAAAGGTCGTCCAGGGTGGCATCTAGAGTGTTCTGCGATGATAGAAAAACATCTAGCATCTAGTGATGCTCCTTTTGCAGTTGATATTCATGGAGGTGGTGCTGATTTACTTTTCCCTCACCATGAAAACGAAGCTGCTCAGACTAGATGCGCAACAAACCATGAACTTGCTAACTACTGGATGCATAATGGTTTTGTAAATATAAACGGCGAAAAAATGAGCAAATCTTTAGGAAATAGTTTCTTTTTAAAAGATGCCCTAAAAGAATATGATGGCGAGGTTTTACGATTCTACCTTTTAAGCACTCATTATAGAAGTAATTTTAATTTCAATACTGATGATTTAGCAATAGCTAAAAAAAGACTAGACAAAATTTACAGACTAAAAAAACGCCTTTTTGGACTTGCTAACAATACAGACCAAACAACTTTTAAAAATGAACTTCTCAAAGCCTTGAGCGATGATATGAATGTTTCTTCTGCTTTAGCTCTTATTGAAGCGTTTGTTTCAAGCACAAACGAAGCTTTAGACACAGCAGGAAAGCATAAACTACTTAAAAAAGAAACTATTGCAAATCTATCTTTTGTTGAAGAGATTTTAGGTTTTGGTGTTAAAAATCCTTTTGAGTATTTTCAATTTGGCATAGATGAAAAAACTAAACAAAAGATAGATGAACTTATAACTTTAAGAAATGAAGCAAAAAAAGAAAAAAACTTTGAAGCATCTGACAAACTTCGTAATGAGATTTTAGCTTTTGGAGTTAGCATAATGGATACGGCTCAAGGTACTTTTTGGGAAAAAGTATAAATATATAAATGGAATTCTCTGATATCCAAAACCACTTAGAAGAAAACTCGAAAGATTTATCTTCTGAGTTTAAAAGACTCTTTCATGGTCGTGGTGGACTCTATGAAGGCTTTAAGCATCTATGCATAGACTCCATTGACACCGTTTTAAGCGTAGCACTTTATGATGAAGAAAAAGATGAAGCTAAACTTATAGAGATGCTTGAAGAGTTTGTAAAAAATTCAAGACACAAAAGTATAGTTTTACAACGCAGATATTTAAAAGGCTCTCCATCTGAAGTTTTAGCTGGAGAGTTACCACAAGATTTATTTGTTATGGAAAATGGCATAAAAATAAAACTAACCTTCTTACAAATCGTAATAATGGATATTTTGCTGATATGAAAAATGGACGAGAGTTTGTAAGAGAAAATTCTAAAGATAAAAGCGTTTTAAATCTTTTTTCCTACACTTGTGCTTTTAGTCTGTCTGCAATTAAAGGCGGAGCAAAAAAAATATCAAACATCGATATGAATAAAAGTGCTTTAAGTACAGGACGCTCAAATCACCATCTAAACAACATAGATACTAAAAATGTTAGTTTTCACCCTTACAACATCTTAAAATCATTCTCACGCATTAAAAAGAAAGGTCCTTATGATTTAATCATCATAGACCCTCCAAGTTTTCAAAAAGGAAGTTTTGAGGCAACTAAAGACTATAAAAAACTCATCATAAAACTACCACAAATTGCATCCCAAGAATGTCTGCTACTAACTTGTTTAAACTCACCAGACTTAGATGAAGAGTTTATAAAGGTTCTTATAAAAGAATGGGCTCCAAATTTTAAGTTTGTAAAAAGACTCAAAAATGTAAAAGAGTTTGAATCTTTAAATGAAGATAGAAGCCTAAAAAATCTGGTATTTAAAAGAGAATTAAGTAGTTTATAAATCACAGACTAATGTTTTAATTTGTTTTTTTTCACAAATAAGAGTACAATATAACTTATGCAAAAAATCGTTTTTATTATCTTTTTTTTAATTATCTCTATTCTTGCTTTACAAGCAGTATCTCTTACGCAAAAAGAAAAAGCTTTTTTAAAAAAAAACCCTACAATTATATTAGGTACTGACAGTAGTTGGGAACCTTTTGTCATGAAAGACTTTAATGGAAGAATCATTGGTTATAACGATGATATTTTAAGTATAATCAATAAAATAACAGGTGCAAATTTTGCTCAAGTTCTAGGTAACTGGTCGCAAATACAAGAAAAAGCTAAATCTAAAGAAATAGATGGTCTTAGTGTAACAGCTATATTTAAAGAACAGAAGAAATGGTTTAATTTTTCAGATATTTATATTTCTTCGAAAAAAATAGTAATGACTAAACGCGGAAACCCAAAAAATATAAAATCTGATAAAGATTTAGATGGAAAAACTATTGCTATCCTTAAAGGCAATATATCAGATGAAAATATTGTAAAAAAATTTAAAAACTCTAAAATAATTTATGCAGACACAACAAAGCAGATGCTAACTGAAATAATATATGGCGAAGCAGATGTGATTTTTGGACATATATCAATAACTTATCTACTTAGTAAAATGGGACTTCCTTACCTAGACTTTGCTTATCCACTTGAACATAAATTAGACTTGGTCTTTAGTATAAGAAAAGACTGGCCAGAAGCCTTAAGTATTTTAAACAAAGGATTAGCAACAATCTCTAACCATGAAAGAATAAGACTAAAGCAAAAATGGTTTTTTGCAACTGCAAACACAAAACTAAAAGAACTAACTCTAAAAGAGAAAAAATATCTAAAAAATAAAAAACAAATTACTATGTGTATTGATCCCATGTGGATGCCATTTGAAAGTGTAGAGAATGGTAAACATATTGGTATATCTGCTTCTTACTTTAAAATATTTAAAAAAGAAATAGGAATACCCATAAAATTGATTGCTACACATAGTTGGACACAGTCACTAGAATTTGCAAAAAAAAGAAAGTGCGACATCTTATCTTTACTAATGCCAACAAAAAAAAATAGTGAATATTTAAATTTTTCTAAAAAATATTTAGAAGCACCCATAGGACTTGCAACAAATAAAAATATATCATTTATAGATAATTTTAATGGCTTGAAGGGCATGAAAATCGGTATTGTGAAAGATTACGGCATTGCCCAAATCATAAAAATAAAGTATCCAGATATAAATATAATAGAAATACAAAATATCACAGATGGTCTTCAACAAGTAGAGAGAGGAGAAATTTTTGGATGTATAGACACCATACCAGTTATTTCAAATGAACTTCAATCAAACTACTCAAATAATCTCAAAATTAGTGGTAAACTCAATACTACTATAAAGTTAGGAGTCGGTGTTAGAAATGATGATTTGATTCTTTTAAGTATATTTAATAAAATCATAGAAAACTTAACACCTAAAATAGAGCAAGATATTCTAAGCAAGCATATTCCAATAAAATATGAGCAAGAATTTGACTACTCTCTTTTTATTAAATTTTTTGCTATTTTAACGCTTATATCTATATTTTTATTGTACAGATATATAACATTACAAACTTATAATAAAAAAATAGCTAGACAATTAAAAATTATAAATAAAAATGTTCTAATTTCATCAAGTAATGAAAAAGGTATTATTACTGATATCAGTGAAGCACTCTCAAAATTATCAGGATACAAAAAAGAAGAGTTGATAGGTAAACATCATGATATTTTAAGGCATAAAGATACATCTAGCATAACATTTAAAGATATGCTAAATACACTTTTAAAGAAAAAAATATGGCAAGGAGAAATAAAAAACTTAAAAAAAGATGGAAGTTCTTACTGGGTAGCTGTAACAATAACCCCTATTCTAGATAAAAGTTTCAATATCAAATCTTACCATGCAATAAGTCATAATATAACAGATAAAAAAGAACTTGAAAGGCTATCTATTACAGATGCTTTAACAAAGATTCCAAACAGACTTCATCTAGACAATAGTTATGAGAAAGAACTTAAGCGAGTTACTAGACATAAATATGACCTCTCTATTATCATAATAGATATAGACTTTTTCAAGAAAATCAACGACACTTACGGACATAAAATTGGCGATAATATTTTAGTAGAGTTTGCAACTATTTTAAAACAAAACATAAGAAGTAGCGATACTCTTGGGAGATGGGGTGGAGAAGAATTTTTAATAATCTGTCCTGAAACAAACCTAGAAAAAGCAACAATATTAGCACAAAAGATACGCGAAAAAATTCAAAACTTTAATTTTAGTGATATTAATAAGTTGACTTGTAGTGCAGGGGTTTCTAGTTATAGCGAGAACGATAAACAAGAAGAAACCTTCATAAGAGCAGATAAAGCTCTTTATGAAGCTAAAAATAGTGGAAGGAACAAAGTTGTATCTCTGTGTGTATAAGATTTAGTTTTTATGTATAGGAAATTTTTTCATTAGTTTTAATATTAATTTATTGATTTTTTCTTCTTTTTCTTTTGGAGATTTTATCCCTTTTATCTCCATAGTTCCAACAACTCGCCAAACTATTTTTTCATTTTTTGGGTTTAGAGCATCTATGATAAGTGTTCCCTCTACATAGTTATAACTTGTTGTTGTAGTTGTCATTCCTCCACCAAATCTATATCTTCCAAAACCCATAGTATTATAATCAGTTTGAAGTTCCATTTTATCTTTTACAGATGTATGAAAAACGAAAATTAAATCAGCTTCATTTTGAGAAACTTTTTTATAATTCTTTGATTTTAAATCAGCTATAAGAGAGTTGATAATTCTATCATTTGTTAAAGTATCATCTCCTGCTTTATCTTTATGCTTTATAACAAAGCTATTTTTATCTTTAAAAGCAAAAGACTCATCATAATCAACATTTATTTTTAAGGTAGAACACCCAACAAGTAGAAACAATCCAATAAATAACACTGTAATTTTTTTCATTATTTTTTCCTAAATTCCAAATACTTTTTTCAAAAGTGATGTTGTTTGAGCAAGAGGGTCTTTTCTTATCTCTGCCTCTTTTTGAGCTATCATTATAAACAACCCTTCTATCGCTTTTGAAGTTACATACTCATCTAAATTTTCTTCACTCTCTTTTGGTAAGAATGAACTTATCCCATATTCTACTGCCCTGCTCTTTATATCTGACTTATAAAAACTATTTGCCTTCTTATAATAAGCCGTTACATTATTTGCTTCCATAGTTTTTTTGACAATAGGAAGTATTAACTTTGTCAAAGAGTTAGTTGTGTATATTTTAAAATACTCAGTTGCTCCATCTTCATTGCCAGATAAGATTTTTCTTGCATCATCAATTGTCATTTGTTGTATAGCATGTAAAAATATATCTATTGTTTTAGGAGCGGCATCTGTTGCCGCACTATTCATAGACTCTATAAAATCATCCACATACTTATCTCCACCAAAACCACGAATGATATCTTCTGCTTTTTTTATGCTTTTTGGAAGTGGTATTTTCACAGATGCATTACTAAGATAGCCATCTTTCTTACCAAGCTCTTTTACGGCATACTTTGCGCCTATGCTAAGAGCTTCTTTAAGTCCACTAGAGATAGTATCACGACTTAGTGTACTCTTTGAAGAAAAAGATGGAGTTGGTTCTGAAACACTCTTAACGACATCACTCATAAAACTTCCAAAATCAAAACTAAAAAGTACACTTGAGGAAAAAATCAAAACTATTATAAAATTATTTCTCATATAAAATTCCTCTTATCAAATCATTGGTTTAATTCTAGTATAATCTCGAAAAAAATAAAAGGTATATTTAGTATTATGATAAATTATGAAGCAATAAAACCTTGGCTTTTTAAATTAGACCCTGAAGAAGCCACCATTTAGCGGAATGTGTACTAAGACTTACAAATCTTTGTGAAATCCCATTTAAACCATTTTTAAAATCTCATTTTGTGGATAACAGTGTCTTAACTCAAGAACTTTTTGGTCGTACATTTTCTAATCCTGTCGGACTTGGAGCTGGATTTGATAAAAATGCAACTATGATAAAGGGTATAAGAACCTTAGGTTTTGGTTTTACAGAAATCGGTACAGTAACACCAAAGCCCCAAGAAGGAAACCCAAAACCAAGAATGTTCCGTCATATTGAGGAAGAATCTATCCAAAATGCGATGGGTTTTAACAACAATGGTGCGGCTAAAGTTGTAAATATGTTAAAACAAAGATTTCCTTATGTTACTCCTATTGGTGTAAATATTGGAAAGAACAAAACAACTCCTGATGATCAAGCTATAAATGATTATATCTCACTTATAGATACTTTTAACGGTTGGGGAGATTACTTTGTTATAAACATCTCATCTCCAAATACCCCTGGTTTAAGAGATTTACAAAATGAAGAGTTTATATCAGAACTATTTACACAAGCTAAAAAACTTACACAGATGCCAATCCTTTTAAAAATCGCTCCTGATATGGAAATAGAAGATGCTGTAGCACTTACTAAAATGGCGGTTGAAAAAGGTGCAGATGGAATCATTGCGACAAATACAACCGTAGATTACTCACTAGTAAAAGAGCCAAAAGAGATTGGCGGTATAAGTGGTGCTGTTTTAAAAGAAAAAAGTTTTAAAATTTTTGAAGCAATCGCAAAAGAACTTTATGGAAAAACTGTGCTTATTTCAGTTGGTGGAATTGACTCAGCAGAAGAAGCATACAAACGCATAAAGGCAGGTGCATCTCTTATTCAAATCCTTAGCGGACTTGTATTTCATGGTCCAAATATGATTATGAATATAAATAATGAGTTAACAAAACTTATAAAAGCAGATGGCTATAAAAACATAACTGAAGCCATAGGGGCAGATAGAAAAGCATGAAATACTTACTAATACTTACACTAATTATAGGAACAATAATGGCATCTTCATTACCAAAATACGAAACAAAAACTTTAAAAAATGGCTTACAAATAGTTGTAATTCCTTTAAAAAACTCTACGAATGTTATATCTACTGACATCTTTTACAAGGTTGGAAGTAGAAACGAAATCATGGGTAAAACAGGGATTGCTCATATGTTAGAGCATATGAACTTCAAATCTACAAAAAACTTACCAGCTGGAGAGTTTGACAAAGAAGTTAAAAGTATAGGTGGCGTAAACAACGCATCTACGAGTTTTGACTATACTCATTACTACATAAAATCAAGTACAGATAACCTTAACAAGTCACTAACTCTATATGCTGAACTTATGCAAAATCTTAATCTTAAAGATGAAGAGTTTCAACCAGAACGAGATGTGGTTGCAGAAGAGCGACGCTGGAGAACAGAGAATTCTCCATTAGGTTATCTTTACTTTGCACTTTTTAACAACGCTTATGTTTATCATCCTTACCATTGGACGCCTATTGGTTTTATGAATGATATACAAACTTGGACTATTGATGATATAAAAGATTTTCATAAAACTTACTATCAACCAAGCAATGCCATATTAATGGTTACAGGAGATGTTGAGGCAAAAGAAGTTTTCAAGAAAGCGAAAAAAGCTTTTGGAGGCATCAAAAACAAAGCTAAAATACCAGAATTTAAATTTGTAGAGCCTGAACAAGATGGACCAAAAAGAGTAACTATTTATAGAGATAGTGAAGTAGAGATGCTAGCTATTACTTTTCATATTCCTGATTTTAAAGACAAAGACCAAGTAACTCTAAGTGTAATCTCTGAGATTCTTTTTTCTGGAAAAAGCTCAAGACTTTACAAAGAACTAATTGATAAAAAACGCCTTGTGAACTCTATATATGCTTATAATATGGAAAATATTGACCCAGGTCTTTTTATATTTTTAGCAACTTGTAACCCTGGTGTAAAAGCTGAGGATGTTGAAAAAGAGCTAATAGCACAAATAGAACTGATGAAAAATACAAAAGTCACTAAAGCTGAAATAAACAAAGTTAAGATAAATACAAAAGCAGATTTTATCTACTCTCTTGAAAGCTCTACTTCTGTTGCGAATCTATTTGGAAGTTATCTAGTTCGTGGCGATTTAACACCACTTTTAGAATATGAAGATGACATCAAAAAAGTAACAGCTAAAAAAATTCAAGATGCAGCTAAAAAATATTTTAACTTTAACAAATCTACTACCCTTATTTTAAAAAAGGGAGAGTAACTTACTTAGAGCATTTATGCACTAAGTAAAGTATGGAGTTATAATCAATATCGCCATGCTCACTAAGCCCAATCTCACAGGTTATACTTGTTGAGTAGGCAAGTTTAGTTCCTTTAGGAATTTGCTGTTTTAAAGTTCTCAGTGCAGACTTGTTTAACTCAGGAAAGTTAAAACCTCTATCTCCCGCAAAACCACAACATTTTATATCACTAGGAACTATTACCTCATTTGAGCATAATTTTGCAAGTTTTATAAACTTAGAGTGAAGTCCCATTTTTCTTGTACTACAAGTTGAGTGGATTACTATAGGCTCATTAACTTTTGTGATTTTTAGCTTTGGTATCAAAAATTCTAAACTAAACTCTATTGGTTCGTATATTTTTAAATTACCTTCAAAACTCTCTATCATTTTTTTAGTACATGGACTTGTGTCACAAAGTACAGGATATTTTCCGTCTTGAGTAGCAATTTTCAAACTATTTTCTAACTCCCTAGATTTCATCTTTGCTTGAGAACTAAAACCTTTACTAGAAAATGGCATACCACAGCAAAGATTTTCTAGATTTTTTGGCATAATCACTTCATAACCAGCTTTTTCTAGTAAAGAAAATGTAATGTCAAACAAACTACCACCCATTGTTCTACTTACACACGATGGAAAATAAACTACTTTGTTTTGACTTTTAATACTAGACCTATTGGCATCTATGCTTATTGGTTTTGGAAGAGTTGGTATCCATTTTGGAATTTTTCTCATAAGATTTGTACCGATTATAGAGTGAGTGACATCTGCTGCCATTAGCCCTACTTTCATAAACTTTAAAGTAGTGGAAAAATTATTTGTTATTAGATTTGCCATTTTATTATCAAAGCTAGTTATCTGCTTTTCTCTTAAGTACTTTGTAAATGCACCCGTATCTATATCAACAGGACAAAGAGTCGAGCAAAGAGAACAAGTAGCACAAGTGTCTAAACCAGCATATTGGTACTCTTTTTCAAGTTCTAATGCTTCATCACGCTTATTTGCACGATTGAGAACACTTATCTCTCTATTTGACACAATTCTTTGTCTTGGAGTAAAAGTTATAACATTTGATGGACATACACTCTCACAAAAACCACACTCTATACATTTATCTACTAGTTCATGAGTTTGTGGCATCGGTTTTAAGTTTTTGAGATGCGCCTCTGAGTCATCATTTATAATAACACCAGTATTTAAAATATTTAATGGGTCAAAAAGTTTTTTAACCTTTTTCATCATCTCATAAGCTTGGGCGCCCCACTCTAACTCAACAAATGGTGACATGTTTCTACCTGTTCCATGCTCTGCTTTTAAACTTCCATCATAACTAACTACAAGTGCTACAACCTCGTCCATAAACTTTTTATATCTATCTATCTCTTTTTTATTTGAAAAATCTTGAGTAAAAACAAAGTGTAGATTTCCATCTAGTGCATGACCAAATATCAAAGCTTCATCATAGTTATATTTTGAAAACAGATTTTGAAGTTTCAAAGTTGCTTCTGCTAGATGCTCAATATTAAAAGCAATATCTTCTATAATAACCGTAGTACCAATCTCTCTAGCCGCTCCAACAGCAGGAAACAATCCTTTTCTTATCTTCCAAAACAAAGAATATTCTTCCTCTTTATCTGTAAACTCTATATCTTGTATTGTTTTTGCAGTTTTTAGTAACTCTTTTATATCTTGTATTTGAGTTTGCAAATCATCTTTGTTAGATGCTCTTGTTTCTATCAAAAGTGTTGCTACATCTTTATGAAGTGTTTTTAAATAAGTTGGCATTCCTTTTTTGTTCTCAACACTACTTAAAGCTTTTCTATCCATCAACTCAACAGCATCTACTCTTACCTTTGAAGAAAGTTTCAGTAGAGCAACCGCTTTACAAGCTTCATTTATATCTTCAAAAAAGACTAAAGAACTCGCTTTATGTGGATAATCTTGTACAGTTTTATAAGTTATTTCTTTTATAAAAGCTAAAGTTCCTTCACTTCCGATGATTAGATGCTCTAAGATTTCAAAAACATCATCAAAATCTACAAAAGAGTTAAGAGAATATCCACAAGTATTCTTTATTTTAAATTTTTTAATGATTTTTGCTTTTAAAACTTCATCTGCTTTTATCTCCTTAGCGTAAGCATCTAGGCTTTGTAAAAAAACTTTATGGGATAAAGAAAACTCTTGCTTACTCTTTTGAGATGAAGTATCTAAAAGAGTTCCATCATAAAAAACAATCTTCATACTACTAAGAGTATTGTATGAGTTATCAGCTACACCACAACACATTCCACTCGCATTATTAGCAGCTATCCCACCTATCATTGCTGTATTTATACTTGCAGGGTCTGGACCTATTTTTTTCAAAAAAGGAGCTAAAAAAAGGTTTGCATCTGCTCCTATGACTGAAGGTTCTAAACTTACCTCTGATTTATCTTCACTCATACTAATCTTGTTAAAAGTTCGAGCAGTCACAACTAAGATAGAATCACTTATAGCCTGTCCACTAAGAGATGTACCCGCCGCTCTAAAAGTTACACTCAGTTTGTACTTT
Coding sequences:
- a CDS encoding pitrilysin family protein, coding for MKYLLILTLIIGTIMASSLPKYETKTLKNGLQIVVIPLKNSTNVISTDIFYKVGSRNEIMGKTGIAHMLEHMNFKSTKNLPAGEFDKEVKSIGGVNNASTSFDYTHYYIKSSTDNLNKSLTLYAELMQNLNLKDEEFQPERDVVAEERRWRTENSPLGYLYFALFNNAYVYHPYHWTPIGFMNDIQTWTIDDIKDFHKTYYQPSNAILMVTGDVEAKEVFKKAKKAFGGIKNKAKIPEFKFVEPEQDGPKRVTIYRDSEVEMLAITFHIPDFKDKDQVTLSVISEILFSGKSSRLYKELIDKKRLVNSIYAYNMENIDPGLFIFLATCNPGVKAEDVEKELIAQIELMKNTKVTKAEINKVKINTKADFIYSLESSTSVANLFGSYLVRGDLTPLLEYEDDIKKVTAKKIQDAAKKYFNFNKSTTLILKKGE
- a CDS encoding FAD-binding and (Fe-S)-binding domain-containing protein, yielding MLETKYQLFYDEIIKTISKEYVFTQKLHLLAFGTDASFYRLIPKIVIKAQNSDDVVSILKLATKYKLSVTFRAAGTSLSGQAISDSILVVTARTFNKISMSEDKSEVSLEPSVIGADANLFLAPFLKKIGPDPASINTAMIGGIAANNASGMCCGVADNSYNTLSSMKIVFYDGTLLDTSSQKSKQEFSLSHKVFLQSLDAYAKEIKADEVLKAKIIKKFKIKNTCGYSLNSFVDFDDVFEILEHLIIGSEGTLAFIKEITYKTVQDYPHKASSLVFFEDINEACKAVALLKLSSKVRVDAVELMDRKALSSVENKKGMPTYLKTLHKDVATLLIETRASNKDDLQTQIQDIKELLKTAKTIQDIEFTDKEEEYSLFWKIRKGLFPAVGAAREIGTTVIIEDIAFNIEHLAEATLKLQNLFSKYNYDEALIFGHALDGNLHFVFTQDFSNKKEIDRYKKFMDEVVALVVSYDGSLKAEHGTGRNMSPFVELEWGAQAYEMMKKVKKLFDPLNILNTGVIINDDSEAHLKNLKPMPQTHELVDKCIECGFCESVCPSNVITFTPRQRIVSNREISVLNRANKRDEALELEKEYQYAGLDTCATCSLCSTLCPVDIDTGAFTKYLREKQITSFDNKMANLITNNFSTTLKFMKVGLMAADVTHSIIGTNLMRKIPKWIPTLPKPISIDANRSSIKSQNKVVYFPSCVSRTMGGSLFDITFSLLEKAGYEVIMPKNLENLCCGMPFSSKGFSSQAKMKSRELENSLKIATQDGKYPVLCDTSPCTKKMIESFEGNLKIYEPIEFSLEFLIPKLKITKVNEPIVIHSTCSTRKMGLHSKFIKLAKLCSNEVIVPSDIKCCGFAGDRGFNFPELNKSALRTLKQQIPKGTKLAYSTSITCEIGLSEHGDIDYNSILYLVHKCSK